Proteins encoded within one genomic window of Labeo rohita strain BAU-BD-2019 unplaced genomic scaffold, IGBB_LRoh.1.0 scaffold_138, whole genome shotgun sequence:
- the LOC127158194 gene encoding uncharacterized protein LOC127158194: MFNYFSLLLLLLFCFVYHSEIFPAGNPPISVRGQRGGSITLPCEFKACEISDISLNSLSENIPVCQTEECSERVLKLGNCDIFIKDLSFSDAGTYILHVYYHNEQAELERQTRTYQLHIHDEISVEIGKQLKLDILLPNADKVEHQTERSTGWMAVWSRSNAVWSDRLTNRDGNLIITKFAASDAGTYIVLDSEGELLITLTVKASGSDRKHKAPRLPDPGLWSLSMKLTVFFVIWGILVILLFPIMYLAARFFEPISAAFGYLN, translated from the exons AT GTtcaattacttcagtcttctgctgctgctgctattTTGTTTTGTCTATCATAGtg AAATCTTCCCTGCAGGAAACCCCCCAATATCTGTGAGAGGACAAAGGGGAGGCAGCATCACACTGCCATGTGAATTTAAGGCCTGTGAGATTTCTGATATTAGTTTAAACAGTCTGTCAGAAAACATCCCTGTTTGTCAGACTGAAGAATGTAGTGAACGAGTATTAAAACTGGGAAACTGTGACATCTTCATCAAGGATCTGAGCTTCAGTGATGCTGGGACGTATATTTTGCATGTCTATTACCATAATGAACAAGCAGAGCTGGAGCGACAAACCAGGACCTACCAACTTCATATTCATG ATGAGATTTCTGTAGAAATAGGCAAGCAGCTGAAGTTGGATATACTTTTGCCAAATGCTGATAAAGTGGAGCATCAGACCGAAAGAAGCACAGGGTGGATGGCAGTCTGGAGCAGAAGCAATGCTGTCTGGAGCGATCGACTGACCAACAGAGATGGGAATTTGATCATTACCAAGTTTGCAGCTAGTGACGCAGGAACATATATAGTTCTGGACTCTGAAGGAGAACTCTTGATCACACTGACTGTCAAAG CATCTGGCTCAGACAGAAAACACAAAG CTCCCCGTCTCCCTGATCCAGGACTTTGGAGTTTGTCAATGAAACtaactgtattttttgtgatttggGGGATTTTGGTGATCCTATTATTTCCTATTATGTATTTGGCTGCTAGATTTTTTGAACCAATATCTGCAGCATTTGGGTATCTAAATTAa